A single region of the Biomaibacter acetigenes genome encodes:
- a CDS encoding acyl-CoA dehydratase activase-related protein, translating into MKIGIPRALAYYAYYPFIKTFFERLGLDVVVSDETTKEIMDKGVEDAITDACVPVKLFHGHVKNIKDRVDYVFVPRLVSVNNEATFCPKFLGLPDMLACSVTDFKNLLEVRIDLKKKRLRLFMLCMSAARRFRKGFFTAYNAYFKALYSFKNYTHQFLQGGIPPLGIVAQRKNLPIRLGVVGYPYMLYDPYLSLDLIKKLINMGAYVVTPEMVPEKDKLKQARKLKKTLFWTFSNNVVRTAYHFFEKRCVDGIIHITAFGCGPDFIVDKLMELEARSRNMPYLTITLDEQTGQEGLNTRLEAFVDMLKIKRAKKEAALA; encoded by the coding sequence ATGAAAATCGGCATTCCAAGAGCCCTGGCTTACTATGCCTATTATCCTTTTATCAAGACTTTTTTTGAAAGGTTGGGTCTTGATGTGGTGGTTTCCGATGAGACCACCAAGGAGATCATGGATAAAGGCGTGGAGGATGCCATAACCGATGCATGTGTTCCTGTCAAGCTATTTCACGGGCATGTAAAAAATATCAAGGACCGCGTGGACTATGTGTTTGTTCCCCGGCTTGTCAGCGTAAATAATGAGGCCACATTTTGTCCGAAATTCCTGGGGCTGCCCGATATGCTGGCATGTTCTGTGACGGATTTTAAAAATCTGCTGGAAGTTAGAATAGACCTCAAGAAAAAGCGCCTGAGGCTTTTCATGCTGTGTATGAGCGCGGCCCGGAGGTTTAGAAAAGGATTTTTTACGGCCTATAACGCATACTTTAAGGCCTTATACAGTTTTAAAAATTATACCCACCAGTTCCTGCAGGGCGGCATTCCACCTCTGGGGATAGTGGCCCAGCGCAAAAACTTGCCCATAAGGCTCGGAGTAGTGGGATATCCCTATATGCTCTATGACCCCTATTTGAGCCTTGACCTCATCAAAAAGCTCATAAACATGGGGGCCTATGTGGTGACACCCGAAATGGTGCCGGAAAAAGACAAGCTGAAACAGGCCAGGAAACTCAAGAAAACATTGTTCTGGACTTTCAGCAACAATGTGGTGAGGACCGCCTATCATTTCTTTGAAAAAAGGTGTGTGGACGGCATCATACATATAACCGCTTTTGGATGCGGTCCGGATTTCATTGTGGATAAGCTCATGGAACTGGAAGCAAGAAGCAGGAATATGCCATATCTCACCATTACACTCGATGAGCAGACCGGCCAGGAAGGGCTCAATACCCGCCTGGAAGCCTTTGTGGATATGCTCAAGATAAAGAGGGCAAAGAAAGAGGCGGCACTGGCATGA
- the gltA gene encoding NADPH-dependent glutamate synthase: protein MPLNKSKKKTPMPAQKPEVRRRNFNEVALGYTEEDAVNEAQRCLQCKKPGCIQGCPVQVQIPQFIKRIAERDFDGAIKVIKETNSLPAVCGRVCPQEEQCEQRCVVGKMGEPVGIGRLERFAADWERAKGVQVPDLPAKLSKKVAIIGSGPASLTCAGDLAKLGYDVTVFEAFHKPGGVLVYGIPEFRLPKAIVQEEVEFIKKLGVEVRTDMVMGKVLTVDDLFDMGYEAVFIGTGAGLPKFMGIPGENYLGVYSANEFLTRINLMKAYSFPETDTPIKVGKKVAVVGGGNVAMDSARSALRMGADEVHIVYRRSEEEMPARQEEFENAREEGIIFDFLTNPVQIIGDEKGWVKGMECIRMELAEPDASGRRRPVPVKGSEFTMDVDTVVIAIGTGPNPLLIKATEGLELTKHGYIAADENGKTSREGVWAGGDIVTGAATVILAMGAGKKAAKSIHEYLQSKK from the coding sequence ATGCCGTTAAATAAGAGTAAAAAGAAAACACCCATGCCTGCCCAAAAGCCTGAGGTTCGCCGGCGCAACTTCAATGAGGTGGCCCTGGGCTACACTGAAGAAGATGCAGTAAATGAAGCCCAGAGGTGTCTGCAGTGCAAGAAGCCGGGATGCATACAGGGGTGTCCCGTGCAGGTGCAGATCCCTCAATTTATAAAGCGGATTGCGGAAAGGGATTTTGATGGTGCCATAAAAGTGATAAAGGAGACCAACAGTCTGCCGGCCGTGTGCGGCAGGGTTTGTCCCCAGGAAGAGCAGTGCGAGCAAAGATGCGTAGTGGGTAAGATGGGAGAACCCGTGGGTATAGGTCGCCTGGAGCGCTTTGCGGCAGACTGGGAAAGGGCTAAAGGCGTACAGGTGCCGGATCTTCCCGCAAAGCTCAGCAAAAAAGTTGCTATAATCGGTTCCGGTCCGGCAAGCCTGACCTGTGCCGGAGATCTGGCTAAACTTGGCTATGATGTAACGGTTTTTGAGGCATTCCACAAGCCCGGGGGAGTGCTGGTATACGGTATTCCGGAATTCAGGCTGCCCAAAGCCATAGTTCAGGAGGAAGTGGAGTTCATAAAGAAACTGGGAGTAGAGGTCAGGACCGACATGGTTATGGGCAAGGTGCTCACCGTGGATGACCTCTTTGACATGGGATATGAGGCCGTATTTATCGGCACCGGGGCGGGCCTGCCTAAATTCATGGGCATCCCCGGCGAGAATTACCTGGGCGTGTACTCGGCCAATGAATTTCTGACCAGGATAAACCTCATGAAGGCTTATTCCTTCCCCGAAACCGACACCCCCATAAAGGTGGGCAAAAAAGTGGCGGTGGTGGGAGGAGGCAATGTAGCTATGGACTCGGCAAGGTCGGCACTGAGGATGGGAGCCGACGAGGTCCATATAGTGTACCGCCGCTCCGAAGAAGAGATGCCCGCACGGCAGGAAGAATTCGAGAATGCCAGAGAAGAAGGCATCATCTTTGACTTTCTGACAAATCCTGTTCAGATCATAGGCGATGAAAAGGGATGGGTCAAAGGTATGGAATGCATCCGCATGGAACTCGCAGAGCCTGACGCTTCAGGCCGCCGCAGGCCGGTTCCGGTAAAGGGTTCCGAGTTCACCATGGATGTGGATACGGTGGTCATAGCCATAGGCACCGGCCCAAACCCGCTGCTCATAAAAGCTACGGAAGGTCTTGAGCTTACAAAACACGGCTACATCGCCGCCGACGAAAACGGCAAGACTTCAAGAGAAGGGGTCTGGGCCGGAGGTGATATCGTGACGGGAGCGGCCACAGTCATTCTAGCTATGGGAGCCGGAAAGAAGGCGGCCAAATCCATCCACGAATACCTGCAGAGTAAGAAGTGA
- a CDS encoding sulfide/dihydroorotate dehydrogenase-like FAD/NAD-binding protein: MFKILEKRDLAPSIKLFVMDAPLVAKKARPGQFVILRIKEGGERIPLTIADYDAEKGTVTVVFQEVGKTTRELGTLKAGDFIQDFVGPLGVPVEFPHHKKVLGVGGGLGVAPLYPKLKMLHEQGVEVVSIIGAKTADMLIFEDEMKAVSDRLYVCTDDGSKGRHGFVTVVLKELLEQGEKFDEIIIIGPPILMKIGAEITRPYGIPTMVSLNPIMVDGTGMCGGCRVSVGEEIKFACVDGPAFDGHKVDFDELMKRLATYRDEEKISLERFHGSHECKLTEQIKGADSDAVK; encoded by the coding sequence ATGTTTAAAATTCTTGAGAAAAGGGACCTGGCGCCCTCCATCAAGCTGTTTGTGATGGATGCGCCGCTGGTGGCCAAAAAGGCCAGACCCGGTCAGTTTGTAATACTCAGAATAAAAGAAGGGGGAGAAAGAATTCCCCTCACCATTGCGGATTACGATGCAGAAAAGGGCACCGTCACCGTGGTATTTCAGGAAGTGGGCAAGACCACCCGGGAGCTGGGGACTCTGAAGGCCGGTGACTTTATCCAGGACTTTGTGGGTCCTCTGGGAGTGCCAGTGGAGTTTCCCCACCACAAAAAGGTGCTGGGTGTAGGCGGAGGCCTCGGCGTTGCGCCTCTTTACCCCAAGCTCAAGATGCTTCACGAGCAGGGTGTAGAAGTAGTTTCCATAATAGGAGCCAAGACGGCTGATATGCTGATTTTTGAGGATGAGATGAAGGCAGTTAGCGACAGGCTGTATGTCTGCACCGATGATGGCTCAAAAGGCCGCCATGGATTTGTGACAGTTGTACTGAAGGAACTCCTGGAGCAGGGTGAAAAATTTGATGAAATAATTATCATAGGTCCTCCTATTTTGATGAAAATAGGGGCGGAAATAACCAGGCCCTATGGCATACCCACCATGGTGAGCCTTAACCCCATCATGGTGGACGGTACCGGAATGTGTGGAGGATGCCGCGTAAGTGTAGGTGAAGAGATAAAATTTGCCTGCGTGGATGGCCCCGCCTTTGACGGCCATAAGGTAGATTTCGATGAGCTCATGAAGAGGCTGGCCACTTACAGGGATGAGGAAAAGATATCCCTTGAGAGATTCCATGGGTCCCATGAATGCAAATTAACGGAACAGATAAAGGGGGCTGACAGTGATGCCGTTAAATAA
- a CDS encoding Asp23/Gls24 family envelope stress response protein, producing the protein MRTVALIGKSGTGKSHKAQLVAGQNNIEYIIDDGLLIYGNRVVTGISAKRESTKLGAVRRAIFQDPSHAAEVKNKIQELKVNGILLIGTSENMIAAICKALSLPKPEKVIKIEDISTPSEINTAQRVRNLDGKHVIPVPTLEIKKDFSGYLLDPLKIFYKKGKQDIIVAEKSVVRPTYSYLGKYTISDTTVSQIALYTARQVKGIAPGGRVIIENYSEGIILNLELVVEYGVPLKSLLTVVQDEVKKSVEYMTALNVLRVNVMAKKFYFKEGEA; encoded by the coding sequence TTGAGGACTGTTGCCCTGATAGGGAAGAGCGGTACCGGCAAGAGCCACAAGGCCCAGCTGGTAGCCGGACAAAACAATATAGAGTATATAATTGACGATGGGCTTTTGATTTACGGCAACAGAGTGGTGACGGGGATTTCGGCCAAGAGGGAAAGTACCAAGCTGGGAGCAGTGAGAAGGGCAATTTTCCAGGACCCATCCCATGCGGCTGAAGTTAAAAATAAAATACAGGAATTGAAAGTGAACGGCATCCTGCTCATAGGTACTTCGGAGAATATGATAGCGGCCATATGCAAGGCCCTTTCCCTGCCCAAACCTGAAAAGGTCATAAAAATCGAAGACATTTCCACTCCTTCGGAAATAAATACGGCCCAGCGTGTGCGAAACCTTGATGGCAAACATGTAATTCCCGTGCCAACCCTGGAGATAAAAAAGGATTTTTCGGGATACCTGCTGGACCCTCTCAAGATATTTTATAAAAAGGGCAAACAGGATATAATTGTTGCTGAAAAATCAGTGGTAAGGCCGACTTACAGCTACCTGGGGAAATATACCATATCCGATACCACCGTGAGCCAGATAGCCCTTTATACCGCCCGCCAGGTAAAGGGAATAGCTCCCGGCGGCAGGGTGATTATAGAAAATTACAGTGAGGGAATAATTTTAAATCTGGAATTGGTAGTAGAATATGGAGTGCCTTTAAAATCCCTTTTAACGGTAGTTCAGGATGAAGTAAAAAAATCGGTGGAATATATGACTGCTTTAAATGTGCTCAGGGTGAATGTAATGGCGAAGAAGTTTTATTTTAAAGAGGGAGAGGCTTAA
- a CDS encoding stalk domain-containing protein — translation MKFEKIFKGRFVPGILAALLLMLAAVPVPVSAASYVKVMLNGQVLNFDVPPVIENNRTLVPFRKISEAIGATVNWDENTRTITAYKGDKTVILKVGNSTAYVNQNPVKLDAPPVMRKNRTLVPLRFFTEAFGAAVSWENSTCTVFIDTGEKLSKYILGYYYSQSYDDFMKNYDRMSSTAVKWYTLDDNGDVTDNYASPRWIKVPDGYEEVIKLSKEKGLKIFMLLFEMDGNKLQKVLSTMESRKRLVNQIMTVVEREGYDGVNIDFEFLKAQDKDKFNEFIKGLSEALHAGGKSLNLSLPVKTEKADWWPGYDYETLGKYSDFVVLMAYDKNPASPEPQSGIDWVEEVVDYAIARIPAEKVVLGIGYYGYDWASNGSKYTVLATRNGTTIPGLLFADELKEKYGLKLTLDKKSGLAYGTYTDANGVFHQIWMESEASVDAKAKLVIRKGLKGIALWRLGYTTPSLWDTLLSNFKPAKE, via the coding sequence ATGAAGTTTGAGAAAATTTTCAAGGGGAGGTTTGTGCCGGGTATTCTGGCTGCGCTTTTGCTGATGCTGGCCGCTGTTCCGGTTCCTGTCTCAGCTGCAAGCTATGTAAAAGTTATGTTGAATGGACAGGTGTTGAATTTTGATGTGCCGCCGGTTATAGAGAACAACCGGACGCTGGTGCCCTTCAGAAAGATTAGCGAAGCCATTGGTGCCACAGTAAACTGGGACGAAAATACCCGCACCATCACAGCCTATAAGGGAGACAAAACTGTAATCCTGAAAGTGGGCAATTCTACAGCATATGTCAATCAGAATCCGGTGAAGCTGGATGCTCCCCCGGTGATGCGCAAAAACAGGACTCTGGTGCCGCTGAGATTTTTTACCGAGGCCTTTGGGGCTGCGGTTTCATGGGAAAATTCCACCTGTACCGTGTTCATCGACACCGGTGAAAAGTTGTCGAAATACATATTGGGGTATTACTATTCCCAATCCTATGACGATTTTATGAAAAACTATGACAGGATGTCCTCCACTGCGGTAAAATGGTATACTCTGGATGATAACGGAGATGTAACGGATAACTATGCAAGTCCCCGCTGGATCAAGGTCCCCGATGGATATGAGGAAGTGATCAAGCTTTCCAAAGAAAAAGGGCTAAAAATCTTCATGCTGCTCTTTGAGATGGATGGGAACAAATTGCAAAAGGTCCTTTCCACGATGGAATCCAGAAAACGGTTAGTGAATCAGATAATGACAGTGGTTGAACGGGAAGGTTACGACGGTGTAAATATAGATTTTGAATTTTTAAAGGCACAAGACAAAGATAAATTCAATGAATTTATAAAAGGTCTTTCCGAAGCCCTGCATGCCGGGGGGAAATCCTTGAACCTTTCTCTGCCTGTCAAAACCGAAAAGGCCGATTGGTGGCCGGGTTATGACTATGAAACCCTGGGCAAATACAGCGATTTTGTGGTATTGATGGCTTACGATAAAAACCCTGCATCCCCCGAACCTCAATCCGGCATCGATTGGGTGGAAGAGGTTGTGGATTATGCGATAGCCAGAATCCCAGCTGAAAAAGTGGTTCTTGGCATAGGTTACTACGGCTATGACTGGGCCAGCAATGGCAGCAAATACACGGTGCTGGCCACCAGAAACGGGACAACCATTCCCGGCCTCTTATTTGCCGATGAACTTAAGGAAAAATACGGGCTGAAACTCACCCTGGACAAAAAATCCGGCCTGGCCTACGGTACATATACCGATGCAAATGGTGTATTCCACCAGATATGGATGGAAAGCGAGGCTTCGGTGGATGCCAAGGCAAAGCTGGTGATCAGAAAAGGCCTCAAGGGCATAGCTCTGTGGAGGCTGGGTTATACGACTCCCTCGTTGTGGGACACCCTCTTGAGCAATTTTAAACCGGCAAAAGAATGA
- a CDS encoding NADP-dependent isopropanol dehydrogenase yields MKGFAMLSIGKVGWIEKEKPAPGPFDAIVRPLAVAPCTSDIHTVYEGGLGELYNAVLGHEAVGEVVEVGSEVKDFKPGDKVIIPAITPDWRTLDVQRGYHQHSRGMLAGYKFTVQKPGVFAEYIHVNDADMNLAHLPESISLEAAVMITDMMTTGLHGAELAEIELGASVAIFGIGPVGLMAVAGAKLRGAGRIIAVGSRPVCVEAAKYYGASDIVNYKNGAIDTQIMDLTEGKGVDAAIIAGGNADIMATAVKVVKSGGTIANINYFGEGDVLPIPRLEWGCGMAHKAIKGGLCPGGRLRMERLAELVIYKRVDPSKLVTHVFHGFDNIEKALMMMKDKPKDLIKPVVILA; encoded by the coding sequence ATGAAAGGTTTTGCAATGCTTAGTATCGGTAAAGTCGGTTGGATTGAGAAGGAAAAGCCTGCTCCGGGACCCTTCGACGCTATCGTAAGACCTCTGGCAGTGGCCCCCTGCACTTCGGATATTCACACCGTTTACGAAGGGGGCCTTGGTGAACTTTACAACGCAGTGCTAGGCCACGAAGCTGTGGGAGAAGTAGTCGAAGTCGGTAGCGAAGTAAAAGACTTTAAACCCGGCGATAAGGTGATCATACCTGCTATCACTCCTGATTGGAGAACGTTAGATGTTCAACGTGGTTATCACCAGCACTCCAGAGGTATGCTCGCTGGTTACAAGTTCACAGTCCAAAAACCTGGCGTGTTCGCCGAGTACATCCACGTTAACGATGCAGATATGAATCTTGCTCATTTACCTGAAAGTATCTCCTTAGAGGCGGCCGTCATGATCACAGATATGATGACCACCGGTTTGCATGGAGCCGAACTCGCAGAAATAGAATTAGGCGCATCGGTGGCGATTTTCGGTATTGGCCCAGTGGGTCTTATGGCGGTCGCCGGTGCCAAACTGCGGGGTGCTGGAAGAATTATTGCCGTAGGCAGTAGACCAGTTTGTGTAGAGGCCGCAAAGTACTATGGAGCTTCTGATATTGTAAACTATAAAAATGGTGCTATCGACACTCAGATTATGGATTTGACTGAAGGCAAAGGCGTCGATGCCGCCATCATCGCTGGAGGAAATGCTGACATCATGGCTACAGCAGTTAAGGTTGTTAAATCCGGCGGCACCATAGCTAATATAAATTATTTTGGCGAAGGAGATGTTCTGCCTATTCCTCGTCTTGAATGGGGTTGCGGTATGGCTCATAAAGCCATAAAAGGTGGGTTATGCCCCGGTGGACGTCTAAGAATGGAAAGGCTTGCTGAGCTTGTTATTTATAAGCGCGTCGATCCTTCTAAACTTGTCACTCATGTTTTCCATGGCTTTGACAATATTGAAAAGGCACTAATGATGATGAAAGATAAACCAAAAGATCTCATTAAACCCGTTGTAATATTAGCATAA
- a CDS encoding prolipoprotein diacylglyceryl transferase, which produces MLLNLSPYAFKIGPIAVHWYGIFMALSFLLGSYYLYVMGKKSGIDEDFLLNLAMLVIIAGVVGARLMFVLTNYPQWFVTDPVQVVKIWEGGLSWHGALLGGFLAGWPYCRRHGINPNIIADWTVLGLSFGYIIVRVGNIFNQEVLGRMTEFSFGRWPAQLIGSSIGLILLVRFLYLQKKGVPAGYQFWSFLWYHQLLRALMEETVRENPLFLVHYVNQYWGIGFFTLTQLITPFIIGFAYYMYKTTGGRRLTNQI; this is translated from the coding sequence ATGCTATTAAATTTAAGTCCCTATGCTTTTAAGATAGGCCCCATCGCCGTCCACTGGTACGGGATATTCATGGCCCTTTCCTTTCTTTTGGGTTCTTATTATCTTTATGTAATGGGCAAGAAAAGCGGGATTGACGAGGACTTTTTACTGAACCTTGCCATGCTTGTAATAATCGCCGGCGTTGTGGGAGCGCGGCTTATGTTTGTGCTGACAAATTACCCCCAGTGGTTTGTGACGGACCCGGTACAGGTAGTAAAAATTTGGGAAGGTGGTCTTTCCTGGCATGGTGCGCTGCTGGGAGGATTTCTTGCAGGGTGGCCTTACTGCCGAAGACATGGGATAAATCCAAATATCATTGCGGACTGGACCGTCCTGGGCCTTTCTTTCGGTTATATCATAGTGCGGGTTGGAAATATATTTAACCAGGAGGTCCTGGGGAGGATGACGGAATTTTCCTTCGGCCGGTGGCCTGCCCAGCTTATAGGTTCATCCATAGGACTGATACTGCTGGTGAGGTTTCTATATCTCCAGAAAAAGGGGGTACCCGCGGGATACCAGTTCTGGTCTTTTCTTTGGTACCATCAGTTGCTGCGGGCCTTGATGGAGGAGACAGTGCGGGAAAATCCTCTGTTCCTGGTGCACTATGTCAATCAATATTGGGGGATAGGATTTTTTACCCTGACCCAGTTGATAACGCCTTTCATAATAGGTTTCGCCTACTACATGTATAAAACCACCGGAGGTCGGCGTCTCACAAATCAAATATAA
- a CDS encoding PaaI family thioesterase: protein MYPVNKGIKQELFEEIVNKSFNSPYHKLLKLELVELGKGMAVVEITVDESILNALGIAHGGATASLCDTAMGVAVRTVGALPTTVEMKVNYLAPGPIKERLRAVGKVIKEGKTIIVAEGEVYCKDRLIVKSLGTYFDLKK, encoded by the coding sequence GTGTATCCGGTGAACAAAGGGATAAAGCAGGAACTTTTTGAAGAAATTGTGAATAAAAGTTTTAATTCTCCCTACCATAAACTATTGAAGTTGGAATTGGTGGAATTAGGGAAGGGTATGGCGGTGGTTGAAATTACCGTAGATGAGAGTATCCTCAATGCCTTGGGGATAGCCCACGGCGGCGCTACGGCAAGCCTTTGTGATACCGCCATGGGAGTGGCAGTCAGGACCGTCGGGGCGCTTCCCACTACTGTGGAAATGAAAGTAAACTATCTGGCTCCCGGCCCCATAAAAGAGAGATTGAGAGCAGTAGGAAAGGTCATAAAAGAAGGCAAGACCATCATTGTCGCCGAAGGGGAAGTATATTGTAAAGACAGGTTGATAGTAAAATCCCTGGGCACATACTTTGATTTGAAAAAGTAA
- a CDS encoding H-type small acid-soluble spore protein: protein MEFERAQEIVNSPDTYEVFYKNKLVWINGLDPKSKTVHIKILSEDFTEDVPVNELKEGKNLH, encoded by the coding sequence ATGGAGTTTGAAAGGGCCCAGGAGATAGTGAATTCTCCCGACACTTATGAAGTGTTCTATAAAAACAAGCTGGTCTGGATTAACGGCCTTGACCCCAAAAGTAAAACGGTTCATATTAAAATATTGAGCGAAGATTTCACCGAGGATGTACCGGTAAATGAACTTAAAGAAGGAAAAAATCTACATTAA
- a CDS encoding YkoF family thiamine/hydroxymethylpyrimidine-binding protein: protein MLSCEVSLYPMETTNSDQIINQALAALQNQGVTCEVGTMSTYISGSPEQVWQSIKTLYDTASSRAKELSMVVTISNSTK from the coding sequence TTGTTAAGCTGTGAAGTATCATTATACCCTATGGAAACCACCAATTCCGACCAAATTATAAACCAGGCCCTTGCTGCCTTACAAAATCAAGGAGTTACCTGTGAGGTGGGCACCATGAGCACTTACATTTCGGGCTCACCGGAACAGGTATGGCAGAGCATAAAGACCCTTTATGATACAGCATCTTCCAGAGCAAAAGAACTTTCCATGGTAGTAACTATATCCAATTCTACAAAATAG
- the pepV gene encoding dipeptidase PepV, giving the protein MKKEPNLMLLIPYPSENISTVKKDDGLIRIKITRKGLLFKILKFIFYNVPENITLDLDEVGSAVWELCDGKNTVYDISIKISDKFGQKVEPLYPRLVKYLKILKENNLIKFKDNGGNNMSKLDNLIDSWKDEIVEETRNLIKIRSVEEKAKDDRPFGDGPYEALQYALKLSDKFGFTTKNHENYAGHAEWGQGHDIVGILVHLDVVPEGTGWTYPPYEAKVVDGKIYGRGSSDDKGPTVAAMYALRAVKEAGIPLQKRVRIIFGTNEESGWGCMKHYFDEKKEEVPVMGLSPDANFPIINREKGILIFNIEKKFESRSEKVNIKYMKGGQRPNMVPDYCEAGIEVKNELRDEIRQRFNNFIKDKDVHLELSDSIDGFIIKSHGVSAHGSTPEKGKNAIVPLAEFLGSLAAGENDVTAFLNFIARYIGKEVHGDSLGIHLIDEPSGDLIFNLGMIEMDEEKGKLVINIRYPVTFKGEDVVKKLESNLVQIDKDLYLSDVSDNPPLYVPADSPLVKKLQKVYKEVTGEEPELISIGGGTYARAIPNAVAFGALFPGKPELAHEKDEYIEIDDLIKCAKIYAHAIAALAGE; this is encoded by the coding sequence GTGAAAAAAGAACCCAACCTGATGCTCCTTATTCCATATCCCAGTGAAAATATTTCAACAGTAAAAAAAGATGACGGTCTAATCCGGATCAAAATTACAAGAAAGGGCCTCCTTTTTAAAATCTTAAAGTTTATTTTCTATAATGTCCCCGAAAATATCACCCTCGACCTGGATGAAGTAGGTTCAGCCGTATGGGAACTATGTGACGGTAAAAATACCGTCTATGATATCTCAATAAAAATCTCCGATAAATTCGGTCAAAAAGTTGAGCCCCTTTACCCAAGACTGGTAAAATATTTAAAGATACTCAAGGAAAACAATTTAATTAAATTCAAAGACAATGGAGGTAATAACATGTCAAAGCTGGACAATTTAATCGATTCCTGGAAGGATGAAATAGTGGAGGAGACCCGCAATTTAATCAAAATCAGGAGTGTGGAGGAAAAAGCAAAAGATGACAGGCCCTTTGGAGACGGCCCCTATGAGGCGCTGCAGTATGCCCTGAAACTCTCCGATAAATTCGGCTTTACTACCAAAAACCATGAAAACTATGCAGGCCATGCCGAGTGGGGTCAGGGGCACGATATCGTAGGTATCCTGGTGCATCTGGACGTGGTCCCCGAAGGCACGGGCTGGACATATCCACCCTATGAGGCAAAGGTGGTAGACGGCAAGATTTACGGCAGGGGCTCCAGCGATGACAAGGGCCCTACAGTAGCGGCCATGTATGCGTTGAGGGCCGTAAAAGAAGCGGGAATCCCCCTCCAGAAAAGGGTAAGGATCATCTTCGGCACCAATGAGGAGAGCGGCTGGGGCTGCATGAAGCATTACTTTGACGAGAAAAAAGAGGAAGTCCCCGTCATGGGCCTGTCTCCTGACGCCAACTTCCCCATCATCAACAGGGAAAAGGGTATATTGATATTCAATATTGAGAAAAAGTTTGAAAGCCGATCGGAAAAAGTAAACATAAAATACATGAAGGGCGGTCAGAGGCCGAATATGGTGCCGGATTACTGTGAAGCCGGCATAGAAGTAAAAAATGAGCTTCGGGATGAAATAAGACAAAGATTTAATAATTTTATAAAAGACAAAGATGTACACCTGGAACTTTCCGATTCCATTGACGGCTTTATCATCAAGTCCCATGGAGTTTCCGCCCACGGCAGCACACCGGAAAAGGGTAAAAACGCCATAGTTCCCCTGGCGGAATTCCTCGGTTCACTTGCTGCCGGTGAAAATGATGTCACAGCTTTCTTAAACTTTATAGCCCGGTATATAGGAAAGGAAGTTCACGGAGATTCTTTAGGCATTCACCTTATCGACGAACCCTCGGGAGATCTCATATTTAACCTGGGTATGATTGAAATGGATGAGGAAAAGGGCAAGCTGGTAATAAATATCAGGTATCCTGTGACCTTCAAGGGAGAAGATGTTGTTAAAAAGCTGGAATCCAATCTTGTTCAAATAGATAAGGATTTGTATCTTTCAGATGTGTCGGATAATCCTCCCCTCTACGTACCGGCAGATTCGCCCCTGGTCAAAAAACTCCAGAAAGTCTATAAGGAAGTGACCGGAGAGGAACCGGAGCTCATCTCCATCGGCGGCGGCACTTATGCCAGGGCCATCCCCAACGCCGTTGCCTTCGGCGCCCTCTTCCCGGGCAAACCGGAACTGGCCCATGAAAAGGACGAGTACATCGAAATCGACGATCTCATCAAATGCGCCAAGATCTATGCCCATGCCATAGCGGCACTGGCAGGAGAATAG
- a CDS encoding NfeD family protein, protein MIFIEYLWLWILIAVISVSVDVATSNILFILFSIGSLFAIAADYLGFGFSVQIIVFLLVSIVSFLVFYPYIRKNLKKTLPGFVPQERKYIGKKMVLDRDLKDEDQLMVEGIYWTVVNTGGEPLKKGDVIEIAGIEGTKFLVKKAKEE, encoded by the coding sequence GTGATTTTTATAGAATATCTTTGGCTGTGGATATTAATAGCCGTCATTTCGGTGTCCGTAGATGTGGCCACCAGCAATATCCTGTTTATCCTGTTCTCCATAGGCAGCCTGTTTGCTATAGCTGCGGATTATTTGGGATTTGGCTTTTCAGTTCAGATTATAGTATTCCTGCTGGTAAGCATTGTGTCATTTCTGGTGTTTTACCCCTACATCCGGAAAAATTTAAAAAAGACCCTGCCGGGTTTTGTCCCCCAGGAAAGAAAGTATATAGGCAAAAAGATGGTGCTCGACAGGGACCTTAAAGATGAAGACCAGCTCATGGTAGAAGGCATCTACTGGACCGTGGTAAATACCGGCGGCGAGCCCCTCAAAAAAGGCGATGTCATTGAGATCGCCGGCATCGAAGGTACAAAATTCCTGGTTAAAAAAGCAAAGGAGGAGTAA